Part of the Cystobacter ferrugineus genome, TCGATGGTCGGACGGCTACGCTACGTGCTGGCCCATGGAGTGAAGGAGGGCCTGGTGGACAGGAGCGCCGAGTGGCCGGGGCTCACGTGCCTGCCGCAGTTGCTGGGGTCGGCGCGACGGTTGTTCCGGTGGTTCAACTGGACGAAGCGCTGGAGCAAGCGCGGAAGCGAGGACATGGCGGAAGAGGGGCGCTTCGTGCAAGCGTGGGCCGAGCCGGTGGAGTTGGAAATAGCGCCCCTGCCGTGCTGGAAAGGACTGAAGGAAGAGGAGCGGCGGAGTGCGGTGCGGAGCCTCGTGGAGGAGGTAGAAGCGGAGGCTCGAAGCCGGGGCACGCCCGTATTGGGAGCGCGAGCCGTGAGGGCGCAGCACCCGCATACCCGGCCCGAGCACCTCAAGAGGAGCCCGCGGCCGTTGGGGCATGCCTCCACGCGGCAGGCGTTGAAGGAGCTGCGCGAGCAATACCGGGCCTTTGTCGCGGTATTTCGAGAGGCGGCGGCTCGGTGGAGTCGGGGGGACTTCTTGGCGTGCTTTCCGCCATTCTCCTTCCCGCCGCGTGTCGCGCCAGTTCGTGTTGCTCCAGTTCTTTGACTCCTTCTCGGGGCTGGCTCAAGTTCTTTGACACCCTCTCGGGACACCCTCTCGGCCGGACTTGGTTGACACCTTCTCCGAGTTCTTTGACACCTCTCCCGAGGGAGTTCTTTGACACCTTCTCCGGACACCTTCTCCGAGTTCTTTGACACCTCTCCCGAGACACCTCTCCCGACACCTTCTCCGAGTTCTTTGACACCTCTCCGCCGTTCTTTGACACCTCTCCGCCGCGGGTGGAGTTCTTTGACACCTCTCCGGAGGTGGAGTTCTTTGACACCTCTCCGAGGAGTTCTTTGACACCTCTCCGGACACCTCTCCGGGCTACGCTCACCTGTTCCCAGGAGAGTTCTGGTGGATACCGAGGAGGAAGTCATGAAGACGAGGTGGTTGCTACCCGCGGCCTTGCTGCTGGCCATCACGGGATGCGGTGAGCTCACGGGTGGCGCGGAAGGCGAGGTCACGTACGCGGAGGTGCCCAGCCCGAGTGAGCCCGGTGGGGTGCATCCGCTGACACTCGACATCGCAGTGCCAGAGGGGCCGGGTCCCTTTCCCGCGATCGTCTTCATCCATGGTGGCGGATGGGTCATCGGAGATCTGGACGACTTCGGAGATCGAATCCAGGAAGTGAGCCGGCGGGGCTTCGTCGGGGTGACCCTCAATTATCGGCTCGCGAACCTCGATGATGGACACGGCAAGGCCCTCCACCCCTGGCCGGCGCAACTGCAGGACGTGCGGTGTGCGCTCCGGTGGCTCGCCGCGAATGCCGCCACGTACAAAGTGGATACGGCCCGAGTGGGGGTGATCGGCGGGTCCGCTGGCGGGCACCTCGCGATGATGTCGGCGTACGCCCGGAACGAAGCACGCTTCGAGCCGGACTATTGCCCCTACAGCGAGAACCTCGAGGTGAAGGCCGTGGTGTCCATGTGCGGCGCCGGTGACCCCGCGTCCGTCTATGAGACGACGGACTGGTGGATCAAACCCTACGTCACCCGGTTCCTCGCGCTGCCGGATGGAGCGAAGGTGAGGGATGCGCCCGAGGTCTTCGCTGACGTCAGCAACCTCACCTACATGGGGCACGGACCCAGGGTGCCACTGCTGATTCTCCAGGGGACGGCGGACACCCTCGTCCTCCCCGAGGTGCAGCGAGCCTTCGCGGTATCGGCTCAATTGCTCGGGCAGGAGGTCCACGTCGAGTACCTCGAAGGCGCGGGCCACGACATCGATGCCACCCACCGGACCGAGTCGGATGAGCTCATTTGGAAGTGGTTCGGGGAGAGGCTATGACGATGCGCCACTTCATCTGCATGCTCGTGCTGTTGGGAGCGCCGCGAGTGCTGGCCCAATCAGGGGGTGGGGAGGCCCACGCTCCAGCCGAGGACGCCTTCGCTCTCAGGCTGGGGCTCAGCGCCCGGCCGCTCATCGGTCTCAGCGGAGTGAGCGCCATCAGGACGCACACGCTTCGGGACGGGGGTTGGGTCGTCGCGGACGTCGCTCCCTCCTACCGTCTGTCACGACTCTTCGCCGCCGAGCTCGGCCTGTCGGCGATGGTGCCCGTGAAGGACGCGTGGGGGTTTCCGGACTTCCGGCTCGCGGTGACGCCCGCCGCCCGGCTCGACGCCGGGCCCGTCTACGCGCGCATCGGGGTGCCCCTGATGTTCGGGGAGGGCTTCAGTCTGGGCGCTCAGGCCGCAGTGGGCGCGACGCTCTTCGATCGCTTCTACGTGGGAGTCATCGGGGAGGCCAACGTCAGAGACCTGCTGGGGATGGTGGGGCTCGAGCTGGGCGTCCGCTTCGGTGGCCCGAAGCCTCGCATCTAGCTGAAAATGGCGTCTCGAAGCAGACCTTCATGGGGAACGTAACGTATAGGCGGGATGGGGGGCCTGTTGAGGGACAGAGAGCTGGAGCCAAGGGGTAGAGGAGGGCTGCGGAGGGGTGCCACGCGCGCTGCGCGCCAGGCCGGTGGAGAGGCGGTGCAGCCCCATCCTCGTTCCCTCATCAACGCGAAGCTCGGCGAGGAGAAGGAGGTGGAGTACGTCGTCCGCTTCACTCCATCAGGTCTTCAAGGCCAACCTGATGGAGTGAAGCGGAGCCACTCCCAGGGTTTTCGAGGGCTCGGCGACATGTGCTATCCTGGCGTTCCATGAACCCGCGTCGCGCCTTCGTTTCATTGCTGTTGTCCTTGTGTCTGCTCTCCTTTCGCGCGAGCGCGGCTGGCCACCGCTATGTCTTCAAGAACACCTGTGAGGGCAAACCACTGGGACATGCGTGCAGTGATCGTTACAGCCAAGACGAGCCAGGGACGTGCGCGGAGAGCAAATGCATGGAGCTAGATGATTTCATCAAGCAGACCCCAGACCCGAAAGTGTTTGACTGCGTCATCTGTCAGAACCCAGGCCAGCTCGCGCAGAGCCGCGTCCCCCTTGGCGTGAAGGCGCTGGCCCTGGGAGCGCTGGGCGTGGCGGGTGTCGCTGCGCGCGCCGGGTACCGGCGATGGCGCCGCTCCAAGGATCCAAGCCCCCCACTCGAGGACACGCCGTCCTGAGCCCGGTCAGGGGTCTCCCGCCGAGCGAGCCCCTGAACAGCCCCGAATAGCGCAGAGGAGTAGGACCCGCCGCCTACTCCAGCGCGGCGCGCGCGTAGCCGTTCGGGTTCGCCGGGTACGTCTCCGTCACCCGCCCGGGGTTGTCCACGAAGCGCACCGGCACCATCCCCAGCCCGTTCACCCTCGCTGACTCTTCGGGGCTCGCGAACTCCGCCCGCCCCTCCCCGTGAGAGGAGGCGATGAGGCTGCGGCTGCCCGCCGGAATCTCATCCGCTCCCACGGCTCGGCCCAGGCGCGCCTTCAGGCTGTCGAGCGTAATGGCACGAGCCGATCGCACAAGTTCGCCGAGTTCCGAATGGCCCTCGCTGCCGACCGACGAGAGCGTCACCATGCAACCGTGGGGAATGTCGCCGAGACATCCGGTCAGGGCCGCGGCTGAATCCAGAAGCAAGGACATGACCGCTTCGCGGGCCGTGCCAGTGGAAAAGAACCTGGCCCAGACGAGCGTCTCGTAGTTTTCGCGGTAATGACGCAGCGCCTCGACATAGAGCGCCTCCTTTGAGCCGAAAGCCGCGTACGGGCTGAGCGACCCGACTTCCATCGCCTCCGTAAGGTCGGCGATGGAAGTCACTTCATAGCCCTTGGACCAGAAACAGGCGGGTAGCCTGCGCCAGAGCGGCCTCTCGGTCGAACGCACGTGGCCGCCCGCGAGGGCGGGCCGTTGTCGTCTCGTCGGCTCGCGATGTCTGTTCAGATTTCTGCATCGGTCGTTACATAAACCCATTGACTCCTCTTGGCAATGCCCCTACTATTTCTGTGTCGATCGTCACAAAATATTGAACGCCGAGTGAGCCAGCCGGCAAAGCACCCCCCTCGCACCTCCATCTGAATATCGGACAACTATAGGCTCTTGAAGGAAATGAAATGGCAAATACGTCGAACCGCCAGATCGTCATAGCGGCACGCCCGAATGGCAAAGCCCAATTGAGTGATTTCAATATTGTCGAGCAGGCGATACCTTCTCCCGGTGACGGCGAAGTGTTGTTTCGCAACCTGCTCATCTCAATGGATCCCTATCAGCGCAGTCTGATGGGTAATGCTTCCAGCGAACTGCCTCCGATCGATATTGGCCAGCCAATGTCAGGTCCTACCGTCGCAGTCGTTGAACAGAGCAGAAATGCGAACTTCGCCGTTGGCGATCATGTCGTCAGCTGGTCGGGTTGGCAGGAATATGGGCTTTCCGACGGTTCTGACCTCCAGAAGATCGATCCTGAGGCGGCGCCGCTATCAACCGCGCTCGGGGTGCTGGGTCATACTGGCCTGACGGCATGGCTCGGCGTCAGCAAGTTCCTCAATCCGAAGCCCGGCGGCACGTTCGTCGTCACTGCCGCAGCAGGCTCGGTAGGTTCGGTCGCAGCGCAGATGGCCAAGCTGCGAGGGCATCGCGTTATCGGCATAGCCGGTGGGCCTGAAAAGGTGCGGTACCTGAAGGATGACCTCGGTCTCGACGGCGCTGTCGACTACAAGGCGACTGGCTTCGCCGAGCAACTTGCCCGCGCATTGCCCGATGGCCTCGATACGCTTTTCGACAACGTTGGTGGGTACATGTTTGAAGCGTTGATGCCCTACTTCAATCATCACGCGCGGATCGTCATCTGTGGCACTATCGCACAATATGACTTCCCTAATGCTCCTGACGGACCGAACCGCCTTCCTGAGTTGTTGAAGTCGTTCCTTTACAGGTTCATTGAAATCCGCGGCTTTGCACTGCCAGATCACCTTGGAAGCTATCCGGAATTCCTTGCTGAGGTGGGTCCTTTGGTATCTCAAGACAAGATAAAGTATAGCGAGGAGTTCGTGGACGGGTTCGAAAACATTCCGGACGCTTTTTTAAGGCTATTTGACGGCCGCAACCGCGGCAAGCTGATCGCCAGAGTTGGCTGAGATCACTGACGGTCCGTCACAGACAGGATGAACATGGGTGAGCTGGTTGGTAAACGCGCCCTCGTGACGGGCGCCTCGCGTGGTATCGGCGCCGGCATTGCGTTGGCGCTCGCGGACAAGGCACCACGCCTGCTGGGGTGGCCCCTGCGCTGCAGCCAGCGGCAGCAGGCCGCGTGGGCACGCCAACCGTCGCGCTCGATGCCTTCCTGAACTAGCCGGAGCGGCGCTGCTGGACGTCCTCGGGGGTGAGGGGCGCGTCGGCGAGCCCGGCCTCCTGCCAGCTCGCGCTCCAGGCCTCACGACCGAGCTCCCCGCGGAGGTAGCTCCGCACCAGCGAGGCGGGCTCGAGCCGGAGTTCGCCCCGGGTGAAGGCGATGGCCTCTCCCGGGTTGTTCGAGGGCGTGAACCCGTGGTCCACCAGCACGGCGCTCAGCACGCGCATGTAGAGCTCGGTTGCCCACTGCTGGAGGATGTCCTCGGGAACGTGGGCCGTGTCCTGTCCGGTCACCTTGGCGGCCAGCTCGCGCAGGGCCGGGGTCTCGGTGGGCAGCGTGAGGGGCGTGGTGCCGTGTGCGAGTCCTCGCTGGGCGTCCAGCAGCGCCGCCTGCCAGTCGGAAACGAACACGCTCGCGCTCTCCGCCCACTCGATGGGGGTGAGCGTCGCCCCTTGCGTCCACTCCGAGTAGAGCTTCGCCTCCAGCTGCGGCACGTCCGCGAGCAGTTCCACCGCGGGGCGCACGTCCTGGGCCACCCACGGCGCATCGAGCGACTCGGCATGGCGGATGCGCTCGCGCAGCGGCGGGTGCGTGTCGTACGGGTCCTGCTTGCCCTCGCTGAGCTCCTCCTTCTCCAGCTGCCCCAGCCGCTCGGCGACGCTCGGAGCGCCGAGGAAGCGGCGGAAGCCCTCGCCCAGTGGCGCGTGGCGCTTGTTCTCGAGCAGCGGCCCCAGCTCGTTCTCGACGAACGCCGAGAACGCGAGCCCTCCACGGTGCGTCTTCTTCAGCCCCTCCACCAGCGCCGCCGCCCCCTGGGTCCGGACCGCGACCCCGTCCGCGCTGTACTCCTGCGCGCGGCTGATGGCCTGGGTGATGCGCAGGTAGCCCTTCGCGAACCACTCGAACGGCTTGCCCACCGCCTTGAGGACGAAGGCGACGGTGCCCACCTCTTCCGAGGCCTCGCCGGCCGCGTAAAGGTTCTGGACGGTGCGGATGATGGCCCCGCGCGTCTTGTAGATCCACGGCCCGAGCTTGGTGTCTCCCCCATGGAAGTGGCCGAACTCGTGCGCGATGACCGCGCGCAGCTCGCTCACGCCGAGGATGTTCACGAGCCCCAGACCGAGCCCCATCACCCGCTGGCTGCCAATACCCATCCAGCCACCCCGCTCCGTGACGAACGCGTTCACGTCCGGGACGAGGTACACGTGGGTTGGGGGCTCCTGGCCCGTCATCTCCGCGATGCGGTGAATCTCCTGGAAGAGCACCGGCTGCTCCTTCGCCGTCAGTTCCGGCCCCGGCGGGGTGAAGCGGTCGATCCGCGGGACGATGGACCAGAGGATGACCAGGCCCCCGAAGCCCATGGCGCCCGCGACGAGCAGGAGGAGGACGAGGCCGCGGCCGCGCGCGTGCTCGAGGGTGAAGGTTCCCAGCTCGTACGCGCCGTAGACGAGGCCCGCGGAGGCGGTGAGCGCGAGGCTGAAGAAGAGGACCATCAGGAGGATGGCAACCGCTGCGCGGAAGAGGAGACCGGTGGAGTGGGCCATGATGGGAGCCAATGCTTCCACACCCCGGCGCCGGCAGCCAGTCACCCCCCGGGCCGGGGCGCCTGTTCAGGCCGTTGATCGCTCCGCTAAAGGTCGTCCATGAGCGGGAAGTCAATCAAGAAGACTCCGTGCCTCGCGAGGGTGACATCCATCTCAAGCGTCAGCCGCAGCTGCGGGTACAGAATCGGATCGTCGGGAAACCGTTCTGAGGCCTCCCGCGCAAGCGCCGGATCTTGCGAGAGCGCCTCGAGCTTGGCGGCGTCGTGTCCCGCCGCAGCGCGAATGGCCTCAATCTTCTCGCAGAACCACACCGCACTCTCGACGGTCTTCACCTCGCACCTCGGAATTGCTTCTCAAATGCGGCGACTCTGTTGCTGTAGAGCATCTCAAGCTTGGAGGCGCGCAAGACTCGCTGACGACAGCTCAGCAGTTCAGGAGCGCCAGGACTCGGCCGAGCAGCCAGTAACTCGTCAATGTCTGGCGGGGACGCCGGCACAGGCTTCTTGACCGCTTTCGTCTCATCCGCGGCCCAGATTCCAGGCTCCCTTGTCGGAGGAAGCACTCGCGTGTTCGGCGAGCGGTCGACGGGCGCGATTTGCTCGCCCGGCTGGCCCACCCTGGGTGCCCCCGCTCCCGCGGGGACGTACCGGGGAACAGACACTGGGATGGACGGAGCTGGAAGTGGAGCTGGCGCCACCGCCTGGGCATGAACCGCCGTGGCGACCAGCACGCCGAGCCCCATTACACGGGAGGTCATTCCGAAGACTCCTACTCGAAACGTCATGCCCCGTGCTTCTACCCCCGTTTCCATCGCCCAGGCAAGGCCACCCCCGGGCGATCTACAAGCGGGGCCAGTCTCCCGAGGCCGAGGCGAATGACTGAGCCAGGCTCAACGTGAAGCGTCGTGCTTCGTGACCTCCTTCAAGAGGCCCAGCGCCCCTGCCGCGCCCATGCTGAGAGGGCGGCCCGGGCAGGCGTGTACCCCTTCACCCTCGACACGGCCTCTATGTACGCCATGGGCCGGGTGATACAGCCAGAGGAGGTCGCGGCACTGTGCGTCTTCCTGACCTCGAACGCGGCGGCCACCATCACCGTCGCCGCCTACAACATCGACGGCGGCGGAGCAGGGTCGTTCGTTGAGCGGCCCAAGGAGAGCGCTGTACCTTCAGCTGATGAACCTCTCTCCTCGCTCGTGCATCATTCTCGGTTGCTCACTCCTCCTCGCCGCATGCTCCTCCGCTCCCGACCTCGGGAACGGGACCGAGCCGTCCGATCCACCGCTGCCAGCTCCGCCGAGCGTACCGGCGAAGGAATGCTCCATCGAGCTGGCGCGGTGGAACATCTCCAACGACGGCACCCACCCGGACGAGACGACCGACGGAATCAACGCCGCCCTCCAGGCGCTCGTCCAGGAGGGCTGCGGCCGCGTGAGACTCCCGACTGGCCATTACTCGATCGGAAAGAAGCTCTCGGACGCCTACACTGGAGGCATCGTCCTCCCGAGCCAGATGACCCTGGTGATGGACGACGAGACGGTGCTCCAGCTCCGCCCGACGGACACCTGGGCATACTGTGTCATCGACATCTCGCACGCGCACGATGTCGGCGTCTCCGGTGGGTCGATCATCGGCGACCGTGACGTCCATGACTTCAAGGTCGAGGGGGAAGAGGGCCACTGCATCTGTGTCGAGGACGAGAGCGAGCGCGTCGCGATCGACCATGTCCGCTTGAGCAAGGCCATTGGCGATGGCGTGCTGATCGTCGCACAGGGCGCGGAGGGTTCCTCCTGCAAGGACGTCTCGATCACGAACAGCGAGATCTTCGACAACCGCCGCCAGGGCGTCTCGATTGTCGGTGGGATGCGCGTGCTGATCGAGAACAACGAGATCCACCACATCAACGGAACGGCTCCGCAGTTCGGGATCGACATCGAGAGCCTGAAGTACAAGAGCCAGGACATCACGATCCGCGGCAACCGGTTCCACCACAACCGCGGTGGCGATTTCGTGAACACCGATGGGCGCGGTGTTCTCCTGGAGCGCAACACCATGCAGGACGGTGATGGGAACCGCTACATCGATGGACCCATCATCTACTGGAGCAACACCGACCAGATCATCCGCGGCAACCACATCACGATGGCGCAGGGCTCGGCCAACGGGAAGATGGGAATCCTCGAGTACTCCCACAAGTCGCCGCGCACCAATCCCACGCGGACCCGGATCGAGGAGAACACGCTCGAGGGCTGCTCCATCGACCTGATGAATGACTCGCTCGTCACGGTCCGGAAGAACACCGTTCACGGTGCCTCCATCATCCTCTACGAGGTCGACGG contains:
- a CDS encoding right-handed parallel beta-helix repeat-containing protein: MNLSPRSCIILGCSLLLAACSSAPDLGNGTEPSDPPLPAPPSVPAKECSIELARWNISNDGTHPDETTDGINAALQALVQEGCGRVRLPTGHYSIGKKLSDAYTGGIVLPSQMTLVMDDETVLQLRPTDTWAYCVIDISHAHDVGVSGGSIIGDRDVHDFKVEGEEGHCICVEDESERVAIDHVRLSKAIGDGVLIVAQGAEGSSCKDVSITNSEIFDNRRQGVSIVGGMRVLIENNEIHHINGTAPQFGIDIESLKYKSQDITIRGNRFHHNRGGDFVNTDGRGVLLERNTMQDGDGNRYIDGPIIYWSNTDQIIRGNHITMAQGSANGKMGILEYSHKSPRTNPTRTRIEENTLEGCSIDLMNDSLVTVRKNTVHGASIILYEVDGVELVDNIIEKDGRSYSYMLYKSTGSASGNILNGTPYEISMTPDAPFSNWDGQ
- a CDS encoding transposase translates to MGWPLRMFQEEGYYFVTSRCFQGRLLLRPSEEVNEVVGGVLARAVQQSAGSVKLYAFTFASNHFHLLVWARGAALSGFMQYLRANLSRKVGKLVDWSGGFWERRYSAEPVLDDASMVGRLRYVLAHGVKEGLVDRSAEWPGLTCLPQLLGSARRLFRWFNWTKRWSKRGSEDMAEEGRFVQAWAEPVELEIAPLPCWKGLKEEERRSAVRSLVEEVEAEARSRGTPVLGARAVRAQHPHTRPEHLKRSPRPLGHASTRQALKELREQYRAFVAVFREAAARWSRGDFLACFPPFSFPPRVAPVRVAPVL
- a CDS encoding NADP-dependent oxidoreductase, with the translated sequence MANTSNRQIVIAARPNGKAQLSDFNIVEQAIPSPGDGEVLFRNLLISMDPYQRSLMGNASSELPPIDIGQPMSGPTVAVVEQSRNANFAVGDHVVSWSGWQEYGLSDGSDLQKIDPEAAPLSTALGVLGHTGLTAWLGVSKFLNPKPGGTFVVTAAAGSVGSVAAQMAKLRGHRVIGIAGGPEKVRYLKDDLGLDGAVDYKATGFAEQLARALPDGLDTLFDNVGGYMFEALMPYFNHHARIVICGTIAQYDFPNAPDGPNRLPELLKSFLYRFIEIRGFALPDHLGSYPEFLAEVGPLVSQDKIKYSEEFVDGFENIPDAFLRLFDGRNRGKLIARVG
- a CDS encoding M48 family metallopeptidase — protein: MAHSTGLLFRAAVAILLMVLFFSLALTASAGLVYGAYELGTFTLEHARGRGLVLLLLVAGAMGFGGLVILWSIVPRIDRFTPPGPELTAKEQPVLFQEIHRIAEMTGQEPPTHVYLVPDVNAFVTERGGWMGIGSQRVMGLGLGLVNILGVSELRAVIAHEFGHFHGGDTKLGPWIYKTRGAIIRTVQNLYAAGEASEEVGTVAFVLKAVGKPFEWFAKGYLRITQAISRAQEYSADGVAVRTQGAAALVEGLKKTHRGGLAFSAFVENELGPLLENKRHAPLGEGFRRFLGAPSVAERLGQLEKEELSEGKQDPYDTHPPLRERIRHAESLDAPWVAQDVRPAVELLADVPQLEAKLYSEWTQGATLTPIEWAESASVFVSDWQAALLDAQRGLAHGTTPLTLPTETPALRELAAKVTGQDTAHVPEDILQQWATELYMRVLSAVLVDHGFTPSNNPGEAIAFTRGELRLEPASLVRSYLRGELGREAWSASWQEAGLADAPLTPEDVQQRRSG
- a CDS encoding TetR/AcrR family transcriptional regulator — translated: MRSTERPLWRRLPACFWSKGYEVTSIADLTEAMEVGSLSPYAAFGSKEALYVEALRHYRENYETLVWARFFSTGTAREAVMSLLLDSAAALTGCLGDIPHGCMVTLSSVGSEGHSELGELVRSARAITLDSLKARLGRAVGADEIPAGSRSLIASSHGEGRAEFASPEESARVNGLGMVPVRFVDNPGRVTETYPANPNGYARAALE
- a CDS encoding alpha/beta hydrolase, with protein sequence MKTRWLLPAALLLAITGCGELTGGAEGEVTYAEVPSPSEPGGVHPLTLDIAVPEGPGPFPAIVFIHGGGWVIGDLDDFGDRIQEVSRRGFVGVTLNYRLANLDDGHGKALHPWPAQLQDVRCALRWLAANAATYKVDTARVGVIGGSAGGHLAMMSAYARNEARFEPDYCPYSENLEVKAVVSMCGAGDPASVYETTDWWIKPYVTRFLALPDGAKVRDAPEVFADVSNLTYMGHGPRVPLLILQGTADTLVLPEVQRAFAVSAQLLGQEVHVEYLEGAGHDIDATHRTESDELIWKWFGERL